Below is a genomic region from Zea mays cultivar B73 chromosome 9, Zm-B73-REFERENCE-NAM-5.0, whole genome shotgun sequence.
ggctccggataacgccgacagcattgagattaaggtaggcttacttttcaaggacctgcctacactgagacgatggctacaaGAATCTGTTTTTATGCTGTTGAGTACCACTTGCCCCCACAGAGTTGCTCGACAGTTCGGATTACGACAGGAGTTTCCGGTGGAGCCATTCTCGACTTCAATAGAACTTCATAAGTGAGTGACTACATGCACTTGTTATTCTAACTAATAATTGAAATATCAGTTAGTCGCTAATATATGTTTCTAACTTTTGTAGGTTCGACAGACAGAGACAGAAGAAGGTCACGGACTTCGAGACCCACCACCGTGATTACATTGATGAATGGGAACAACAGGGGGATCTTAACTATGAGAACGACCAGGCGCACACAAACTACAACTTCCGGAGGTATTTGATTTGGTATGCTGGTGTGACTAGGTGCAAGCTGAAGGGATAGTGGACAGCTGCAGACTACGCTGAgcaagaatcgtcagacgacgaagacacagctttcgacatagctgctcggcacgggtcccaaattgaggctgctccaatccttAACAGAGTGGTAACTAAttctttactaaaattagagatttcaattcaatgctttatgtctagttttgagcatcctaatgttttaacttgtgatagggaaactctatgctcgtttctgttgttgaacttgagcgtatctcacagagaacttcagatagtactacgctatcgttactatcagtgagtatcaatgTTTAAAAGAAAAgttgtttatttgtatgttgtaacatatgtctgtaactaatatttcgattacagagggtatcacgtcgtcttcgtcgtgcagcggctcggtgtggatgccggtctctagcggtcgttgacgtgcagctgcctgtgcctcgtatgcagcaggacgttcagcctcccatttgtgcagtttgaccatctacagcaggactgagctcctcgcgatcgacgcgggacacgtttgaggacgtggcccacgacgaggaggaggaggacgacgacgacgacactgGCGCTGGCGCCACAGGTCAAGAGGAGATTGGACCATCtcagttgcaggatgctcctacaactcagccatcacagctgacaccacgtagaaggcgtccacgagactcttacactccaggcaccgacactcttggggccaagggcaagggtaagactaggaggaaatgaatacttttGTGATGTTGGTCTTATGCTGAAAACTGTGTGATTTGGACTCATGCTGGAGACGTTGTAATATGAACTATGTTTGGACTCATGCTGGAGACGCTGAAAACAttgtattttggactttgtttgtggacattgtatgaagaactatgttctgtggatgtttttatattcgatgttattttgtgatgttttatatgttgaaatgtggtcatgtcttataatatgtgattatttgaactgtggttgttaataaaacaaggggaactcttgcaaATTTTTTTGTGAATTGTAAAAAACATAACAAGCAATAAGTAACACATCTTTAAagttctaaattatttttgatacgAAAATATTACATAACAGGCTACAAGTttcttcagtctgaatcacaatctatgagtaactcatcttcggagtcatccgtcgcgcaatcctcaacgacaacctcattccacttgctgcattgtcctgcatcacacttgtcaccagttctcttataataattggcttctgcttcatctgcagcttgggagaatagctcatcctcagcctcagcctcatcagacttcttcttgtaataagccgcctctacctcttcggcctcctgagacataaactcatcctcttcctcttgagcacgtaatcctgcctcagctagtgcgatgagctcactcaaccttgatgtgttgtcctcctcttcttcatgtaatcctgcctctgcgagagcgataagctcactcaatctagatgtgtcgtcctcctcctcctccatcagctcaaccgtcgccattttatcctgaacatatctcgcATGCGCCTCATCAGCCAAATAGTTTACGCCACTTCCAATATCTGCAAATATAATGAGCAAAATAAGTTAGCAAAGTcaagataaataaattgtactaacataattataatatcatttatctcactcacttcccttgaggcgatcagcaagattatccaacatctgtttctcggcttgagccgcttcccattcccttgcatcctgtgctctcttctcatctgccgccttcaacctcctatactctgcacgcttcgggctatcataaaaggcagattttgcttccctacgcatgtcgcgtatgcgatcgttaatgtacgaatcgacgAGCCGAGATCCACAATGCATCTTTtgtcccattattctcttggactctattgtgcgcatcacctctcctttgtcgtcgtaactctcccaactgcatttcctcgtctcctacaaaaaaatagtaagtaccgctataacattacagTTGGTGCAAAAAcaaaaataccaacctcatcgtaatcgaccatatgtccacaaaaatatccaacaccaagctcggaaggaactaatccatacttagcttcaataccacatttgcagagtactggatcaaatttcaCCTCTTCTTCCGCCCACTGattgtatctcttttcctttacctctggctctggccaatgggacaaaggatcatacaaccactctctgaaacgacacttacgccacccatatggctgcaggagaaaaaattagtaatttattgtaaataatAACTAGTTCATAAATTTAGCGTACtgatgggctcacataatcaatgttcggacaacagaactgcttctcatagtcttcatcgatgacaacacggtctccacaatcgcatcgaggcggtgagtccatccgtctttctgttgctacctcctctgcatccgtcattggtggaggattcgggggaggaggtacccaacgcttaaaacgctcatgactagtccttccactcaaccaattaacaaaaagaagatatcgagggtcaaatttatcaggaccgtcgatccactggaaaaagaaacacctaTGATGcccctaaaataatggaaaggaagcactattacacatctacaaaataatgaatgcgaacaaaattaagtgacaagtcataagctacgtacgtccaaaccgccacaaaggtagtagcagcgagcagccgtgtctggatgttgtgattgatgtacccaagccagtctgccacagtcaaaGTTAGGCACGGGGAATTCAGGAGGAACaagagcatccttactagatacgtccggatataactcccgaggacgacctctcttctaccacaacgcctctcggtacatgtctttcatctaataaacgattataattattacttgtacctaatatgctttataataagtttacacaaactaataatcgaaatgataatataataggttTATACAAACTATTAAACTATGAAACTATGAGCAACTATGAaactaacaacccaatatacaaaacgaatcagttgggcaccataccttggtctacgaagtgaaccaactcaaatctttgaatccagcaaattttGACGAAGTTTGGAAATGAGAGGAAATgtgctgctctcggccagccgtGCGGTCGTTTTTATAGgcattcgtagctcggcgccaagatctgtggcgccgagctacgagacCGCGTCGCCAATACGTCGGTGCCAGGTCAGCCCtaggcgcaggtagccgttgctgtcacgtcacagctcggcgccataggctgtggcgccgagctgtgttacctcgacgccacagcctatggcgccgagcatcgGGTCCAAACGTGCAAATAAAATTTCTAGGGGTCCAAACATAAATTTGTGTCACAAAAgggctaaaaaacaaaaaattcggccGAGCACGCCAGCCACTCGCCAACAAGCGGCCCGCAGACTTGCCGCGCCGGTTCGGGACGATCTGGCCATACCATGCTACGCAAGCCGCAAGCGCGCCAACTTGCCGCCGGCCGGCATTATCCCGTCCCGTACGACCGCCCGCCACTCGATCCGCCACCAGGCTCTCTCGGTCCACtgttcgccgccgccgccgtggacgcgcacgcacgcacgcaacgCCATACTGGACCAGAaacttttttttttaaaaaaataattcCAATCCAAGTAGCGGGCGTGCCCACGTGCTCGTCCCCGTCGCCGATATGTACGCGTGACCTGGCCGCGCCGGCAAATGCCTTTGGCTTTGGGCGCCCGGCCGGCCCGCCCTTTTCCTCGGCGCGAGGGAGCTGTAGCGTGCTCGCCGGGGGTTGGTTGGCTGCCTGCCTGCCGATCGACGTCTCTCTGGTCTCGTACACCAGCAGGCGGTGCGAGATCGATTCGTCATGTACGTTCCATGCCTGAGACGGTACCGACGACTACAGGCCCGCCCAACCCAACGACGGTGACCATCAGGTGCGGCACTGAAAAGGTGGCCGGCCGGTCGCCGAGACGAAACAACGATCGTCGACCAAGACCGTCTGGAAGCGCTGGTCGACACGTGCAGTCTGCATGCCGAGCACGTCAGTCCACCTCTCTTCTCTCGCTCTCGTGAGCTACGTACCGTCAGTTCTTCTCAGCTCAAGGACAGCAGAGACTCACAGTCGTCGATTCAACAGTGCTCTTGTATCCTGATCGAGCTGCGTCCAAGTACCAAGTACCATGTGTCAACTCTGAACGTAAACCATTACAAATTAATAAATACAAACATGCTGTGTGTCGGCGTTTCGTTTCGACCCCGGGATGTCCctgaaccgacgagtaaattgtcgctgcgtgtcccagcccaaatgggtcggcgcgagacgaagcacaaggtgttgagtttgtgatccaaattctgaagaaggcggccaagttggcgagcgaagcggagaCCCGTCGCCGGGAGACTTGGTACGGATCGTTTTAGggtttcacctctataaatatctttgtaagccgcaggagatatctatctcaattgaaaatctcctgcgatctgtaaccacccgAAAATAGTGAGAAGTTGCTGGCCGGCACCcgtggttttttccccttcgctttagaggggttttccacgttaaatccgTGTCTTTTCTGTGACTGATCCTCTTTGTGTCGCATTCATTtataacacaaggggggaaaaccagtgaggggaaaccgcggcctcgtgttgtcctgcgtccagggcggatgcgcttgcagtagggggttacaagcgttcacgagggagagagagagagggcgtgagactgcgcgtcagcccgttctcccgcgcggccacctttttgtacgagggccctggaccttccttttatagacgtaaggagagggtccaggtgtacaacatggggtgtagcagtgtgctaacgtgtctagcagaggggagccagagccctatgtacatgacgacgtggctgttggagaggtgttggagccctgttcatgtggcgtcgtggccgtcggaggagcgcttgagccctgtagaagcacagctgtcggggctgtcggatccttgctgacgtctccttgcttccgtagggggctgagaaccgtcgtcgtcatggagcacgcggggtgccatcattgcttgttttaccggggcgagccagatgggacgccggtcttgttccccgtagcctgagctagctaggggtagggtaatgatgtaccccctgcgacgtggtcggtccgagcccaaggtcgggcgaggcggtggctcctccgaggtcgaggttgagtccgagccctggggtcgggcgaggcggagaccgtcttccgaggtcgaggcagagtccgagccctagggtcgggcgaggcggagaccgtcgtccgaggcgaggtcgagtccgagccctggggtcaggcgaggcggagactgtcttctGGAGCGAGGTCGAGtcggagccctggggtcgggcgaggcggacacTGTCTACCAGAGTCGAGgttgggtccgagccctggggtcgggcgaggcggagatcgtcttctggagtcgaggttgagtctgaaccctggggtcgggcgaggcggagagtcctatggcgcccgaggctggacttggctgctgtcagcctcaccctaacgggtggcacagcagtcggagcagcgcaggcggcgctgttttcctgtcaggtcagtcagtggaggggcgaagtgactgcggtcacttcggctttgtcgaccggaaagcgcgcgtcaggataaggtgtcaggcgatccttgcattgaatgctcctgcgatccggtcggctggcgaggcgatctggccaaggttgcttctccgtgaagcctgcccgagctgggcctcaggcgagtcgaaggtgcgcccgttgcttgaggagacccttgggcgaggcgtgaatctgccttggtctaccgttcctgcccgaggctgggctcgggtgaggcgagatcgtgtcccttgagtggacggagccttgaccggaattgcgcccattaggcctttgcagctttgtgctgatggggtttaccagctgagattaggagtcttgggggtacccctaattacggtccccgacagtagcccccgagcctcaaagggagtgtgggtactcgcttggaggctttgtcgcacttttttgcaaggggactggcctttcttggttgcattttgttccggtgggtgtcggggaccataattaggggtacccccaagactcctaatctcagctggtaacccccatcagcacaaagctgtaaaggcctgatgggcgcgattaaggtcaaggctcagtccactcaagggacacgatctcgcctcgcccgagcccagcctcgggcaaaggcagccgaccccggaggattcacgtctcgcccgagggccccctcaagcaacggacacaccttcggctcgcccgaggcccagtcttcgcagagaagcaaccttggccagatcgccacgccaaccgactgtatcgtaggagcatttaatgcaaggatcgcctgacaccttatcctgacgcgcgctcttcagtcgacagagccgaagtgaccgcagtcacttcgccgctccactgatcgacctgacaagaaaacagcgccgtctgccctgctccgactgccgtgccactcgccagagcgaGGTCGAtagcggctaagtccagcctcgggcgacataggaagctccgcctcgcccgaccccagggttcggcccccgtctcggcctcggaagatggacttcgcctcacccgaccccagggctcggactcaaccacgacttagaagacgacgaactccgcctcacccgaccccagggctcggactcagcctcggctccggaagacgacgaactccgcctcgcccgaccccagggctcagactcagcctcggctccggaagacgacgaactccgcctcgcccgaccccagggctcggactcagcctcggctccggaagacgatgaactccgcctcgcccgaccctagggctcggactcaacctcgacctcggaggaatcgccacctcgcccaaactcgggtccggaccggccacgtcgccaggggggccatcattaccctgcccctaactagctcaggctacggggaacaagaccggcgtcccatctggctcgccccagtaaacaagtaatgatgacaccccgcacgctccatgacggcaatagctcccagccccttacgtcagcaaggatccaacagccccgacagctgtactaccgcagggctccagcgctcctccgacggccacgacatcacatgaacagggtgccaaaacctctccgactgtcaCGACGGCAtgcacttagggctctagctcctctctgctagacacgttagcacactgctacacccctcattatacacctggaccctctccttacgcctataaaaggaaggtccagggctctcgtacgaagaggttggccgcgcgggagaacgggccgacgcataaggctctcgctctctttcTCTCCcatgcgaacgcttgtaaccccctactgcaagcgcatccatccgccctgggcgcaggacaacacgaaggccacagtttccccttactgttctccccctttgtgtcccgtcttgcgccgacccatctgggctggaacacgcagcgacaatttactcgtcggtccagggaccccccccccggggtcgaaacgccgatagttggcgcgccaggtaggggcctgctgcgtgttgacgaacagcttcccgtcaagctccagatgggtagtctccagcaacctttccaacccgggacgatgctccgtttcgggagtcttgagttcatgtccctcgacggcagctatgacatgatactccttcctccgccacgcgacagcgacaatggcggcagtcagcccgcccgccggcggcggaaccaacgacgtcttccccacatggcggaagaacaacatccgggtttgtcccgtcacctcccccaccgacggaggaggaggcggggcaaccatggccaagcaagaggcgacacctcgtcggttgtcgagcaagtcgacgacactggtgccccagcgggggacatgtcgggcttcgaccttgcgtctgagacgaagacgagcgtcgcttccccgcaacacgccaaccccaagcagacgaacgacgccagcacgctcgtgaaggacttgctgggcgtcgccctcgtacctaagacaacggtgcagtctgcccctgacgcgacttcgtcaccgcccgtcgaccaagaggtaccgaccgattcccatctcgtgccttttggattcagcttcgacccaccaagcgacctcgcttcggtggaagcctccatagaggcatgtaccaaccctccggggtaccatatgcggtcgccctaggacagactgacggccgtctcgacctacggaccctcgggttccgaggaagatgacgagcccgacttttgttgggatttctccgggctcggtaaccccagtgccatgcgggacttcaagaccgcatgcgactactccctctctgattgttccgatggtagccgcagcttcggcaacgaggactgcggcccaagtcgtgaatgtttccacgtcgatctagggggtcccggcgaaggcaaccatcttggtatgccggaaaacggcgatccccctaggcccgcgcctcgcgttgacatccttcgggagctagctgtggtcccagtccctgcggggggtcaggacgcacagctcgagcaaatccgcgagatgcaggccaggctcgacgagggagcaggaacacttgagcagttctggCGGAAcaccgggcaggaatgggcagaccaagctccggccggagaagcgcgtcatctaccccagggcatccagcaccgcattgccgacgacgtcagggcaaggccgccaccggcttccagtggggttggccagaacctggctgcagcagcaatactactccgcgcgatgccggaaccatcgactaccgaagggcggcgtatccagggagagctcaagaatctcctggaggatgccgcggtccgacgggccgaaagctctgcttcccgaaggcaggggtacccctcggagcatcgcgcctcgacttcccgattcgtgcgggaagcctcggtccacaccgggcgcacgcgcaacacggcgcctgcggccccgggtcgcctcggcaacgagcaccaccaccgcaaccgtcgagcccacctcgacgagagggtgcgccgaggctaccaccccaggcgtgggggacgctacgacagcggggaggatcggagcccctcgcccgaaccacccggtccgcaagctttcagccgggccatacgacgggcgccgttcccgacccggttccgaaccccgactaccatcacaaagtactcgggggagacgaggccggaactatggctcgcggactaccgactagcctgccagctgggtggaacggacgatgacaacctcatcatccgcaacctccccctgttcctctccgacaccgctcgagcctggctagagcatctgcctccggggcagatctccaactgggacgacctggtccaagccttcgccggcaacttctagggcacgtacgtgcgccctgggaactcctgggatctccaaagctgccgctagcagccgggagagtctctccgggactacatccggcgattctcgaagcagcgcaccgagctgtccaacgtcaccgattcggatgtcatcggcgtgttcctcgccggcaccacctgccgtgacctagtgagcaagctgggtcgcaagacccccaccaaggcgagcgagctgatggacatcgccaccaagttcacctctggccaggaggcggttgaggccatttttcgaaaggacaagcagccccagggccgccagccggaagacgtccccgaggcgtccgctcagcgcggcaccaagaagaacaagaagaagtcgcaagcgaaacgcgacgccaccgatgtGGACCTTGTCAccaccgctgagtacaagaaccctcggaaacctcctggaggtgccaatctcttcgataagatgctcaaggagccctgcccctatcatcaggggcccgtcaagcacacccttgaggagtgcgtcatgcttcggcgccactttcacaaggccgggccacctgcggaaggtggcagggcccacaacaacgacaagaaggaggatcacaaggcagaggagtttcccgaggtccacgactgcttcatgatctatggtgggcaagtggcgaacgcctcggctcggcaccgcaagcaagagcgtcgggaggtctgctcggtaaaggtggcggcgccagtctacctagactggtccgacaagcccatcaccttcgaccagggcgaccaccccgaccgcgtgccgagcccggggaaatatccgc
It encodes:
- the LOC118473413 gene encoding uncharacterized protein, coding for MRTIESKRIMGQKMHCGSRLVDSYINDRIRDMRREAKSAFYDSPKRAEYRRLKAADEKRAQDAREWEAAQAEKQMLDNLADRLKGNIGSGVNYLADEAHARYVQDKMATVELMEEEEDDTSRLSELIALAEAGLHEEEEDNTSRLSELIALAEAGLRAQEEEDEFMSQEAEEVEAAYYKKKSDEAEAEDELFSQAADEAEANYYKRTGDKCDAGQCSKWNEVVVEDCATDDSEDELLIDCDSD